In Topomyia yanbarensis strain Yona2022 chromosome 2, ASM3024719v1, whole genome shotgun sequence, one DNA window encodes the following:
- the LOC131681389 gene encoding zinc finger protein 816-like isoform X3, with protein sequence MELAKALSGQNKETTERASGTASKPSIPQNGYDSFSSDKVAVSLFEHQRPSVKTENLEAKKTQSTLDSNTSLIDSIDDANFGSDFLTLPDQAEMHSKQRTKTYGGTKLFVCEVCGKEFSRKFSLKEHATIHSGERPYKCGVCGKDFSLKLRLKQHMINHSTESPYKCEICDKKFLRNNDLQRHLLIHTGVRSYKCEICDKAFTLPETSSILTSGTYPHRR encoded by the exons ATGGAGCTTGCTAAAGCATTATCGGGCCAAAACAAG GAAACAACCGAAAGAGCCAGCGGCACTGCATCTAAACCCTCTATTCCACAGAATGGGTACGATTCTTTCTCGTCCGATAAGGTTGCTGTTAGCTTATTTGAGCATCAACGGCCAAGTGTGAAGACCGAGAATCTGGAGGCCAAAAAGACACAGTCGACTTTAGACAGCAACACAAGCCTGATCGATAGCATTGACGATGCTAATTTTGGAAG TGATTTTTTAACATTACCCGATCAAGCAGAAATGCATTCGAAGCAGCGCACGAAAACCTACGGTGGAACCAAGTTATTCGTCTGCGAGGTATGTGGCAAAGAATTCTCTCGCAAGTTTTCTCTAAAGGAACACGCTACCATTCACTCTGGCGAACGCCCATACAAATGTGGTGTATGTGGCAAAGATTTCTCGCTAAAGCTACGACTGAAGCAACATATGATCAACCACAGTACCGAGAGCCCATACAAATGTGAAATATGTGACAAAAAATTTCTTCGTAATAATGACCTACAGCGACATCTACTCATCCACACAGGTGTGCGCTCATATAAATGTGAAATTTGCGACAAAGCTTTCACCCTGCCAG AAACTTCATCTATATTAACATCTGGTACGTACCCACACCGACGATGA
- the LOC131681387 gene encoding mitochondrial uncoupling protein 4 isoform X1 has translation MQNLNMQAADTTDKVVPEIGGGGSNSSTTAGTMQQTTRTEMRPVKYHYADSFWCTYLISVFAASIAETVTYPLDLTKTRLQIQGESAAVAAGAIKKVKYRGMLATASGIVREEGAMKLWQGVTPALYRHLVYSGVRIVTYDNLRKKLRNNNNDFVLWKSALAGVGAGALAQWLASPADLVKVHIQMEGKRRLLGLEPRVHGAAHAFREIVSRGGIAGLWKGSVPNVQRAALVNLGDLTTYDTVKRFVMKRSGLPDCHLVHIISSICAGLVAATMGTPADVVKTRVMNQPTDLEGRGLLYKGSLDCLQQTIAKEGFFALYKGFLPVWIRMAPWSLTFWLSFEQIRTSLGAGGY, from the exons CCGACAAAGTCGTTCCGGAAATTGGTGGTGGTGGCAGTAATAGCAGCACCACGGCAGGCACCATGCAGCAGACTACCCGGACCGAGATGCGTCCGGTGAAGTACCACTACGCGGACTCATTCTGGTGTACTTATTTGATTTCGGTGTTTGCGGCCAGTATTGCCGAAACGGTGACATACCCGCTGGATTTGACAAAAACTCGACTACAGATTCAAGGCGAATCAGCGGCCGTGGCGGCTGGTGCGATTAAGAAG GTAAAATATCGTGGTATGCTAGCCACCGCCAGCGGTATCGTTCGCGAGGAAGGAGCTATGAAGTTGTGGCAGGGCGTAACACCGGCTCTATATCGCCACTTGGTTTACAG TGGAGTCCGCATCGTGACGTACGATAATCTGAGAAAGAAACTTCGCAACAATAACAACGATTTTGTGCTGTGGAAATCTGCACTGGCTGGTGTCGGAGCCGGTGCTTTGGCACAGTGGTTGGCCTCGCCGGCCGATTTGGTCAAAGTTCACATCCAGATGGAAGGCAAGCGGCGCTTGCTGGGGTTAGAACCTAGAGTGCACGGGGCAGCTCACGCATTCCGCGAAATTGTAAGTCGCGGTGGGATTGCCGGTCTGTGGAAGGGCAGCGTTCCGAATGTGCAGCGTGCAGCACTGGTTAATTTGGGGGATCTAACTACCTACGATACGGTCAAACGCTTCGTAATGAAAAGGTCAGGTTTGCCCGATTGTCATCTGGTGCATATTATCTCTTCGATTTGCGCCGGATTGGTTGCCGCTACTATGGGTACACCCGCAGATGTGGTCAAGACTAGAGTCATGAATCAACCCACCGATTTAGAGGGAAG AGGACTTTTGTACAAAGGATCCCTAGACTGCCTCCAGCAAACAATAGCCAAGGAAGGTTTCTTTGCACTGTATAAGGGATTTCTACCTGTATGGATCCGCATGGCTCCATGGTCACTGACGTTCTGGCTTTCTTTTGAACAAATTCGCACTAGTCTTGGTGCTGGCGGATACTAA
- the LOC131681387 gene encoding mitochondrial uncoupling protein 4 isoform X2 → MQQTTRTEMRPVKYHYADSFWCTYLISVFAASIAETVTYPLDLTKTRLQIQGESAAVAAGAIKKVKYRGMLATASGIVREEGAMKLWQGVTPALYRHLVYSGVRIVTYDNLRKKLRNNNNDFVLWKSALAGVGAGALAQWLASPADLVKVHIQMEGKRRLLGLEPRVHGAAHAFREIVSRGGIAGLWKGSVPNVQRAALVNLGDLTTYDTVKRFVMKRSGLPDCHLVHIISSICAGLVAATMGTPADVVKTRVMNQPTDLEGRGLLYKGSLDCLQQTIAKEGFFALYKGFLPVWIRMAPWSLTFWLSFEQIRTSLGAGGY, encoded by the exons ATGCAGCAGACTACCCGGACCGAGATGCGTCCGGTGAAGTACCACTACGCGGACTCATTCTGGTGTACTTATTTGATTTCGGTGTTTGCGGCCAGTATTGCCGAAACGGTGACATACCCGCTGGATTTGACAAAAACTCGACTACAGATTCAAGGCGAATCAGCGGCCGTGGCGGCTGGTGCGATTAAGAAG GTAAAATATCGTGGTATGCTAGCCACCGCCAGCGGTATCGTTCGCGAGGAAGGAGCTATGAAGTTGTGGCAGGGCGTAACACCGGCTCTATATCGCCACTTGGTTTACAG TGGAGTCCGCATCGTGACGTACGATAATCTGAGAAAGAAACTTCGCAACAATAACAACGATTTTGTGCTGTGGAAATCTGCACTGGCTGGTGTCGGAGCCGGTGCTTTGGCACAGTGGTTGGCCTCGCCGGCCGATTTGGTCAAAGTTCACATCCAGATGGAAGGCAAGCGGCGCTTGCTGGGGTTAGAACCTAGAGTGCACGGGGCAGCTCACGCATTCCGCGAAATTGTAAGTCGCGGTGGGATTGCCGGTCTGTGGAAGGGCAGCGTTCCGAATGTGCAGCGTGCAGCACTGGTTAATTTGGGGGATCTAACTACCTACGATACGGTCAAACGCTTCGTAATGAAAAGGTCAGGTTTGCCCGATTGTCATCTGGTGCATATTATCTCTTCGATTTGCGCCGGATTGGTTGCCGCTACTATGGGTACACCCGCAGATGTGGTCAAGACTAGAGTCATGAATCAACCCACCGATTTAGAGGGAAG AGGACTTTTGTACAAAGGATCCCTAGACTGCCTCCAGCAAACAATAGCCAAGGAAGGTTTCTTTGCACTGTATAAGGGATTTCTACCTGTATGGATCCGCATGGCTCCATGGTCACTGACGTTCTGGCTTTCTTTTGAACAAATTCGCACTAGTCTTGGTGCTGGCGGATACTAA
- the LOC131681389 gene encoding zinc finger protein 845-like isoform X1, with the protein MELAKALSGQNKETTERASGTASKPSIPQNGYDSFSSDKVAVSLFEHQRPSVKTENLEAKKTQSTLDSNTSLIDSIDDANFGSDFLTLPDQAEMHSKQRTKTYGGTKLFVCEVCGKEFSRKFSLKEHATIHSGERPYKCGVCGKDFSLKLRLKQHMINHSTESPYKCEICDKKFLRNNDLQRHLLIHTGVRSYKCEICDKAFTLPGNLNTHILIHRGDRPHKCEVCDKEFKQKNYLRRHVNIHTNERTYKCEICGKVFNSLSTLTTHKLIHSSERSHKCDVCGKGFLNKYGLQRHVPVHTNDHPYKFGKHVPSRIAKHSLQ; encoded by the exons ATGGAGCTTGCTAAAGCATTATCGGGCCAAAACAAG GAAACAACCGAAAGAGCCAGCGGCACTGCATCTAAACCCTCTATTCCACAGAATGGGTACGATTCTTTCTCGTCCGATAAGGTTGCTGTTAGCTTATTTGAGCATCAACGGCCAAGTGTGAAGACCGAGAATCTGGAGGCCAAAAAGACACAGTCGACTTTAGACAGCAACACAAGCCTGATCGATAGCATTGACGATGCTAATTTTGGAAG TGATTTTTTAACATTACCCGATCAAGCAGAAATGCATTCGAAGCAGCGCACGAAAACCTACGGTGGAACCAAGTTATTCGTCTGCGAGGTATGTGGCAAAGAATTCTCTCGCAAGTTTTCTCTAAAGGAACACGCTACCATTCACTCTGGCGAACGCCCATACAAATGTGGTGTATGTGGCAAAGATTTCTCGCTAAAGCTACGACTGAAGCAACATATGATCAACCACAGTACCGAGAGCCCATACAAATGTGAAATATGTGACAAAAAATTTCTTCGTAATAATGACCTACAGCGACATCTACTCATCCACACAGGTGTGCGCTCATATAAATGTGAAATTTGCGACAAAGCTTTCACCCTGCCAGGTAACTTGAACACGCACATACTTATTCACAGAGGTGATCGACCGCATAAATGCGAGGTGTGTGACAAAGAATTCAAGCAAAAGAATTATCTGCGGCGGCATGTTAACATCCACACTAATGAGCGTACTTACAAATGTGAAATTTGTGGCAAAGTATTTAACAGTCTGTCCACCTTGACCACGCACAAACTCATTCACAGTAGTGAACGGTCGCATAAATGCGATGTATGTGGCAAAGGATTCCTCAACAAATATGGTCTGCAGCGCCATGTTCCCGTCCACACCAACGATCACCCGTATAAATTTGGAAAACATGTACCCAGCAGAATAGCAAAACATTCCCTGCAGTGA
- the LOC131681389 gene encoding zinc finger protein 92-like isoform X2 gives MELAKALSGQNKNGYDSFSSDKVAVSLFEHQRPSVKTENLEAKKTQSTLDSNTSLIDSIDDANFGSDFLTLPDQAEMHSKQRTKTYGGTKLFVCEVCGKEFSRKFSLKEHATIHSGERPYKCGVCGKDFSLKLRLKQHMINHSTESPYKCEICDKKFLRNNDLQRHLLIHTGVRSYKCEICDKAFTLPGNLNTHILIHRGDRPHKCEVCDKEFKQKNYLRRHVNIHTNERTYKCEICGKVFNSLSTLTTHKLIHSSERSHKCDVCGKGFLNKYGLQRHVPVHTNDHPYKFGKHVPSRIAKHSLQ, from the exons ATGGAGCTTGCTAAAGCATTATCGGGCCAAAACAAG AATGGGTACGATTCTTTCTCGTCCGATAAGGTTGCTGTTAGCTTATTTGAGCATCAACGGCCAAGTGTGAAGACCGAGAATCTGGAGGCCAAAAAGACACAGTCGACTTTAGACAGCAACACAAGCCTGATCGATAGCATTGACGATGCTAATTTTGGAAG TGATTTTTTAACATTACCCGATCAAGCAGAAATGCATTCGAAGCAGCGCACGAAAACCTACGGTGGAACCAAGTTATTCGTCTGCGAGGTATGTGGCAAAGAATTCTCTCGCAAGTTTTCTCTAAAGGAACACGCTACCATTCACTCTGGCGAACGCCCATACAAATGTGGTGTATGTGGCAAAGATTTCTCGCTAAAGCTACGACTGAAGCAACATATGATCAACCACAGTACCGAGAGCCCATACAAATGTGAAATATGTGACAAAAAATTTCTTCGTAATAATGACCTACAGCGACATCTACTCATCCACACAGGTGTGCGCTCATATAAATGTGAAATTTGCGACAAAGCTTTCACCCTGCCAGGTAACTTGAACACGCACATACTTATTCACAGAGGTGATCGACCGCATAAATGCGAGGTGTGTGACAAAGAATTCAAGCAAAAGAATTATCTGCGGCGGCATGTTAACATCCACACTAATGAGCGTACTTACAAATGTGAAATTTGTGGCAAAGTATTTAACAGTCTGTCCACCTTGACCACGCACAAACTCATTCACAGTAGTGAACGGTCGCATAAATGCGATGTATGTGGCAAAGGATTCCTCAACAAATATGGTCTGCAGCGCCATGTTCCCGTCCACACCAACGATCACCCGTATAAATTTGGAAAACATGTACCCAGCAGAATAGCAAAACATTCCCTGCAGTGA